One genomic segment of Chitinibacter sp. FCG-7 includes these proteins:
- the gltA gene encoding citrate synthase has protein sequence MEKKVTLTYNDGQNTLEMPVLKSTLGPDVVDIRSFSKTGMFTFDPGFLATSSCESKITFIDGDLGQLYYRGYPIEQLAEESDYLEVCYLLINGELPTAVQKAEFEKTVMSHTMVHEQLTAFFKGFRRDSHPMAMMVGVVGALSAFYQDSLDISNPEHRKVAMFRLISKIPTIAAMCYRYNQGLPFVYPRNDLSYTANFMHMMFSTPCEKYEPNPVLVRALDVIFTLHADHEQNASTSTVRLAGSSGANPFACIAAGIACLWGPSHGGANEAVLLMLDEIGSVEAVPAFMEGVKAKTHKLMGFGHRVYKNMDPRANVMRRICHEVLNELGLQDDPKFKLAMELEKIALEDEYFVSRKLYPNVDFYSGIVQSALGIPVPMFTVIFALARTVGWISHWNEMISDPGMKIGRPRQQYTGAEKRDYVPMDKRG, from the coding sequence ATGGAAAAGAAAGTCACGCTGACTTATAACGATGGCCAGAACACGCTGGAAATGCCTGTTTTGAAATCTACTTTGGGTCCAGATGTAGTCGACATCCGCAGTTTTTCTAAAACTGGTATGTTTACTTTTGACCCAGGCTTTTTGGCAACTTCTAGCTGCGAATCGAAAATCACTTTCATCGATGGTGATCTGGGTCAGCTGTACTATCGTGGTTATCCTATCGAGCAATTGGCTGAAGAGTCTGATTACCTCGAAGTATGCTACCTGTTGATCAATGGCGAATTGCCAACTGCAGTGCAAAAAGCGGAATTTGAAAAAACTGTCATGAGCCACACCATGGTTCACGAGCAGTTGACCGCCTTCTTTAAAGGTTTCCGTCGTGACTCGCACCCAATGGCGATGATGGTCGGTGTCGTTGGTGCGCTGTCTGCGTTCTACCAAGACAGCTTGGACATCAGCAATCCAGAACACCGCAAAGTGGCAATGTTCCGCCTGATCTCTAAGATCCCAACCATTGCGGCCATGTGCTACCGCTACAACCAAGGCCTGCCATTCGTTTACCCACGTAACGATTTGAGCTACACCGCGAACTTCATGCACATGATGTTCTCTACACCATGTGAAAAATACGAACCAAATCCAGTGCTGGTACGTGCACTTGACGTGATCTTCACGCTGCATGCAGATCACGAGCAAAATGCTTCAACGTCGACAGTACGTCTGGCAGGCTCGTCAGGTGCAAATCCATTTGCATGTATCGCTGCCGGTATCGCTTGTCTGTGGGGCCCATCGCATGGTGGCGCGAACGAAGCCGTATTGCTGATGCTGGACGAAATCGGTTCGGTTGAAGCTGTGCCAGCGTTCATGGAAGGCGTGAAAGCGAAAACCCACAAACTGATGGGCTTTGGTCACCGCGTATACAAAAACATGGACCCACGCGCCAATGTAATGCGCCGTATTTGCCACGAAGTCTTGAATGAACTCGGCCTGCAAGATGATCCGAAATTCAAGCTGGCAATGGAACTGGAAAAAATCGCGCTGGAAGACGAATACTTCGTGTCACGTAAACTGTACCCGAACGTTGACTTCTACTCAGGTATCGTTCAATCGGCCTTGGGTATCCCTGTTCCGATGTTCACAGTGATCTTCGCGCTGGCGCGTACTGTAGGCTGGATCAGCCACTGGAACGAAATGATCTCTGATCCAGGCATGAAGATCGGTCGCCCACGTCAGCAATACACTGGCGCGGAAAAACGCGATTACGTACCTATGGACAAGCGCGGTTGA
- a CDS encoding succinate dehydrogenase assembly factor 2 → MDEVELKRIIWRSRRGLLELDLQLERFVNEVLPTLNEQELAVYEQILMLPDWDFLEYVNGKSVCPDPELAEMIAQIAAANAGSHGETNNNAAGIAERITEAL, encoded by the coding sequence ATGGATGAAGTAGAACTGAAACGAATTATCTGGCGTTCACGGCGCGGTTTGTTGGAGCTGGATTTGCAACTTGAACGTTTTGTGAATGAAGTTCTACCGACATTGAACGAGCAAGAACTGGCGGTGTACGAGCAAATTTTGATGCTGCCAGATTGGGATTTCTTGGAATACGTCAACGGTAAATCGGTCTGTCCAGACCCTGAACTTGCCGAGATGATCGCGCAGATTGCTGCAGCCAATGCAGGCAGTCATGGCGAAACAAACAATAACGCAGCCGGCATTGCCGAGCGCATTACCGAAGCGCTTTAA
- a CDS encoding succinate dehydrogenase iron-sulfur subunit — MATQTVKFRVYRYDPDKDAKPYMQDISVEVDTTTERKLLDALVKLKVVDESLSFRRSCREGVCGSDAMNINGKNGLACITDIDTLKQPIEVRPLPGLPVIRDLIVDMTQFFKQYHSIKPYVINDSPAPDRERLQSQEDRKELDGLYECILCACCSTSCPSFWWNPDKFVGPAGLLAAYRFIADTRDEATSQRLDDLEDPYRLFRCHSIMNCVDVCPKELNPTKAIGKIKDLMVKRIS, encoded by the coding sequence ATGGCTACTCAAACCGTCAAATTCCGTGTTTATCGCTACGATCCTGATAAAGACGCAAAACCGTATATGCAAGACATCAGCGTTGAAGTCGATACCACGACTGAACGTAAACTGCTCGATGCCTTGGTGAAACTCAAAGTCGTAGATGAATCATTGTCATTCCGCCGTTCATGCCGCGAAGGCGTGTGCGGTTCGGATGCGATGAACATCAATGGTAAAAATGGCTTGGCCTGTATTACTGACATAGACACGCTCAAACAGCCGATCGAAGTTCGCCCATTACCAGGCTTGCCAGTGATTCGTGACTTGATCGTCGATATGACGCAGTTCTTCAAGCAATATCACTCGATCAAGCCTTACGTGATCAACGACAGCCCCGCGCCCGATCGTGAACGTCTGCAAAGCCAAGAAGATCGTAAAGAGCTCGATGGCCTGTACGAATGTATCTTGTGCGCATGCTGTTCGACCTCTTGCCCGTCGTTCTGGTGGAACCCAGACAAATTCGTTGGCCCGGCTGGCTTGCTGGCGGCTTATCGCTTTATTGCTGATACCCGTGATGAAGCGACTAGCCAGCGTCTGGATGATCTGGAAGACCCATATCGCCTGTTCCGTTGCCACAGCATCATGAACTGTGTGGATGTGTGCCCGAAAGAGCTCAATCCGACTAAGGCCATCGGCAAGATCAAAGATCTGATGGTAAAACGTATTAGCTAA
- the sdhA gene encoding succinate dehydrogenase flavoprotein subunit codes for MTKSIPVRKFDAIIVGAGGAGLRAALQLSEAGMKTAVLSKVFPTRSHTVAAQGGVSASLGNSEPDHWHWHMYDTVKGSDWLGDQDAIEFMCREAPNVVIELEHFGMPFDRNSDGTIYQRPFGGHMSNFGEKPVRRACAAADRTGHAMLHALYQRNVRANTQFFVEWMALDLIRDEQGNVQGVVAMEMETSEVVIFQAKATLFATGGAGRIFSSSTNAFINTGDGLGMAARAGIPLEDMEFWQFHPTGVAGAGVLITEGVRGEGGILRNSEGERFMERYAPNAKDLASRDVVSRAMVTEINEGRGCGPNKDHVLLDITHLDPEVIMSKLPGIREISIKFAGVDPIKAPIPVVPTCHYQMGGIPTNYKGEVVVGEQIVQGFYAAGECACASVHGANRLGTNSLLDLLVFGKSSGNSMIDYIKSAPKDLPELAMQDVERSVARVARLDNQKEGTNVNEARLAMQRTMQAHCGVFRFNDMLKQGVTKILEVEQMVKTTVIADKSKTFNTARLEALELENLIEVAKATMISAEARKESRGAHVRDDAEDTAERPNGRDDANWLKHTLWHREGNKLEYKPVNMKPLTVDTIALKTRSY; via the coding sequence ATGACCAAGTCAATTCCAGTTCGCAAGTTTGACGCCATTATCGTTGGCGCGGGTGGTGCCGGTTTGCGCGCCGCATTGCAACTCTCTGAAGCGGGCATGAAAACTGCCGTATTGTCGAAAGTATTCCCAACTCGCTCGCACACTGTTGCAGCGCAAGGTGGTGTTTCGGCTTCTTTGGGTAATTCAGAGCCAGATCATTGGCACTGGCATATGTACGACACTGTAAAAGGTTCGGACTGGTTGGGTGATCAGGACGCAATCGAATTTATGTGCCGTGAAGCGCCAAACGTGGTGATCGAGCTTGAACACTTCGGTATGCCGTTTGACCGCAACTCTGATGGCACGATCTATCAGCGGCCATTTGGCGGCCACATGAGCAACTTTGGTGAAAAACCTGTGCGCCGTGCTTGTGCTGCTGCTGACCGTACTGGCCACGCGATGTTGCACGCGCTGTATCAGCGCAATGTACGTGCTAACACGCAATTCTTCGTTGAGTGGATGGCGCTCGATCTGATTCGCGACGAGCAAGGCAATGTGCAAGGCGTGGTTGCGATGGAGATGGAAACGTCTGAAGTCGTGATTTTCCAAGCTAAAGCCACCTTGTTTGCGACTGGCGGTGCTGGCCGTATCTTCTCGTCATCGACCAATGCCTTTATCAATACCGGTGATGGCTTGGGTATGGCGGCTCGTGCAGGCATTCCATTGGAAGACATGGAATTCTGGCAATTCCACCCAACTGGCGTTGCTGGTGCAGGCGTATTGATTACCGAAGGTGTACGCGGCGAAGGCGGTATTTTGCGTAACTCGGAGGGCGAGCGTTTCATGGAACGTTACGCGCCAAACGCCAAAGACTTGGCCTCACGTGACGTGGTGTCCCGCGCGATGGTGACCGAGATTAACGAAGGCCGTGGCTGTGGTCCAAACAAAGACCACGTCTTGCTCGACATTACACACCTCGACCCTGAAGTGATCATGTCGAAATTGCCAGGCATTCGTGAAATTTCAATCAAGTTTGCCGGCGTTGACCCAATCAAAGCGCCAATCCCAGTTGTACCAACTTGCCACTACCAAATGGGCGGTATTCCGACCAACTACAAAGGCGAAGTGGTGGTGGGCGAGCAGATCGTTCAAGGCTTCTACGCTGCGGGTGAGTGCGCGTGTGCATCAGTTCACGGTGCGAATCGCTTGGGTACCAACTCATTGCTCGACTTGCTGGTATTCGGTAAATCATCCGGCAATAGCATGATCGACTACATCAAATCTGCGCCAAAAGACTTGCCAGAATTGGCGATGCAAGACGTTGAGCGTTCAGTTGCGCGTGTGGCTCGTCTGGACAACCAGAAAGAAGGCACCAACGTCAACGAAGCACGTTTGGCAATGCAGCGCACGATGCAAGCGCACTGTGGTGTATTCCGCTTTAACGACATGCTCAAACAAGGCGTAACGAAGATTCTGGAAGTTGAGCAAATGGTGAAAACCACCGTAATTGCTGACAAATCGAAAACCTTTAACACTGCACGTCTTGAAGCACTCGAGCTGGAAAACCTGATCGAAGTCGCCAAAGCGACGATGATCTCTGCAGAAGCACGTAAAGAATCTCGCGGCGCGCACGTACGTGATGATGCTGAAGACACTGCTGAGCGTCCAAACGGCCGTGACGATGCTAACTGGTTGAAACACACCTTGTGGCACCGTGAAGGTAACAAACTTGAATACAAACCAGTCAATATGAAGCCTTTGACTGTTGACACGATCGCGCTCAAAACGCGTTCGTACTAA
- the sdhD gene encoding succinate dehydrogenase, hydrophobic membrane anchor protein, with product MVKRHVVGAHYGLRDWLVQRVTAVIMLVYTIGVVAFILCANGASYEAWQALFANTWVKVVTTISITALLWHAWVGVRDIWMDYIQHVGVRLTMHVLTLLWLIGSLVYMVKVVWGVA from the coding sequence ATGGTAAAGCGTCATGTAGTGGGTGCGCACTATGGTTTGCGCGATTGGTTGGTGCAGCGGGTTACTGCGGTCATCATGCTGGTTTACACCATCGGTGTAGTGGCATTTATCCTCTGTGCGAACGGTGCTTCGTATGAAGCGTGGCAAGCGCTGTTTGCCAATACCTGGGTCAAAGTGGTGACCACGATTTCGATCACTGCATTGCTGTGGCATGCATGGGTTGGTGTGCGTGATATCTGGATGGATTACATCCAGCACGTAGGCGTTCGCCTGACGATGCACGTTCTGACGCTGCTGTGGTTGATCGGTAGCTTGGTTTATATGGTTAAAGTAGTGTGGGGTGTTGCATGA
- the sdhC gene encoding succinate dehydrogenase, cytochrome b556 subunit, whose product MQKARPKHLALWQIRLPLPGIVSILHRISGALMFAAIPFMLYALEGTLSSAERFAAFKECIAHPVTKLFLLAVLWAYLHHACAGTRFLFLDIHKGTDLKTARATAYVVLAVSLSLTAIIGALTW is encoded by the coding sequence ATGCAAAAAGCACGCCCCAAGCACCTTGCGCTGTGGCAGATCCGTCTGCCATTGCCAGGGATTGTGTCCATCTTGCACCGGATTAGTGGTGCGCTGATGTTCGCCGCCATCCCATTCATGTTGTATGCCTTGGAGGGCACTTTGTCTTCCGCTGAACGCTTTGCTGCGTTTAAGGAATGCATCGCTCATCCAGTGACCAAACTGTTCCTGTTGGCCGTGTTGTGGGCCTATCTGCACCACGCCTGTGCGGGTACGCGTTTCCTGTTTTTGGATATCCACAAAGGCACTGATCTGAAAACAGCTCGCGCGACGGCTTATGTGGTCTTGGCGGTGAGCTTGTCTCTAACTGCGATTATCGGAGCGCTAACATGGTAA
- a CDS encoding GntR family transcriptional regulator, translating into MKKLAAQPLYKQVIREVMAAVEAGEWQEDESLPSEVELGQRFGVSQGTVRKALDVLVADSILYRRQGVGTFVAGMSDFLMRGRFALLTDPKGETAKIELLGCVRIHAGEQLAEILGLRRGAALWQVRRLLRVSGQIVGLEELLLPEANFPELEMRRIRELKGNLRELCWRDFGVRLQDGETRYRAVSAGSAEARLLQVELNEPLLQLVRLAKDFSGKPQVWSVAWLKTEQLAFEPSVAA; encoded by the coding sequence ATGAAAAAATTGGCTGCACAACCTTTATATAAGCAAGTGATCCGCGAGGTGATGGCGGCCGTTGAAGCGGGCGAATGGCAGGAAGATGAAAGCCTGCCCAGCGAGGTTGAATTGGGGCAGCGCTTTGGCGTAAGTCAGGGTACGGTTCGCAAGGCGCTGGATGTATTGGTGGCCGATTCGATTTTGTATCGCCGTCAGGGTGTGGGTACTTTCGTTGCCGGGATGAGTGATTTTCTGATGCGCGGGCGCTTTGCGCTGCTGACAGATCCCAAAGGCGAAACAGCCAAGATTGAATTGCTCGGTTGTGTGCGGATTCATGCCGGTGAACAACTGGCCGAGATTTTAGGCCTGCGCCGTGGCGCAGCGCTGTGGCAGGTCAGACGCTTGCTGCGGGTGTCGGGGCAGATCGTCGGACTAGAAGAGTTGCTGTTGCCCGAAGCGAATTTTCCTGAGCTGGAAATGCGCCGGATTCGTGAGTTGAAAGGCAATTTGCGCGAGTTGTGCTGGCGCGATTTTGGTGTCCGTCTGCAGGATGGCGAAACCCGCTATCGCGCGGTGAGTGCGGGTTCAGCCGAGGCTCGCTTGTTGCAAGTTGAGCTGAATGAACCGCTGCTGCAGCTAGTGCGTTTGGCCAAAGATTTTTCAGGCAAGCCGCAGGTTTGGAGCGTGGCTTGGCTTAAAACTGAGCAGTTGGCGTTTGAGCCATCTGTTGCAGCCTAA
- a CDS encoding malate dehydrogenase, whose translation MSQTKKPVRVAVTGAAGQIGYSLLFRIASGAMLGPDQPVILQLLDITPSLPALNGVVMELDDCAFPLLQGIVQSDDPEVAFKDADIALLVGARPRGPGMERKDLLEANGAIFTTQGKALNKVASRDVKVLVVGNPANTNAYIAMKNAPDLNPANFTAMMRLDHNRALTQIAQKTGSAVTDVTKMIIWGNHSATQYPDLFHAEVKGANAATLINDQKWLESEFIPTVQQRGAAIIKARGLSSAASAANAAIDHIRNWVLGTPEGDWVTMGVPANGEYGYEDLIYGYPVTCKDGKYTIIQGLEISEFSRARMDATAKELAEERDAVKHLIA comes from the coding sequence ATGTCGCAAACAAAAAAACCTGTACGCGTTGCCGTAACCGGCGCAGCTGGCCAGATCGGCTATAGCCTTTTATTCCGCATTGCCTCTGGCGCGATGCTCGGCCCAGACCAGCCAGTGATCCTGCAATTGCTGGACATCACACCATCATTGCCAGCGCTGAACGGCGTAGTGATGGAACTGGATGACTGCGCATTCCCGTTGCTGCAAGGCATCGTACAAAGCGACGACCCTGAAGTAGCGTTTAAAGACGCCGACATCGCCCTGTTAGTTGGCGCGCGTCCACGCGGCCCAGGTATGGAGCGTAAAGACCTGCTCGAAGCCAATGGCGCGATTTTCACGACTCAAGGTAAAGCACTGAATAAAGTCGCGAGCCGTGACGTTAAAGTACTGGTCGTTGGTAACCCAGCGAACACTAACGCCTACATCGCAATGAAAAACGCACCGGATCTGAACCCGGCCAACTTCACTGCCATGATGCGTCTGGACCACAACCGCGCGCTGACGCAAATCGCTCAGAAAACCGGCTCTGCAGTGACTGACGTGACCAAGATGATCATCTGGGGTAATCACTCAGCGACTCAGTATCCAGATTTGTTCCACGCTGAAGTGAAAGGCGCGAATGCCGCTACTTTGATCAACGATCAAAAATGGCTAGAATCTGAGTTCATCCCAACCGTGCAGCAACGTGGCGCGGCCATTATTAAAGCACGCGGCCTGTCGTCTGCTGCTTCTGCAGCCAACGCAGCGATCGACCATATCCGTAACTGGGTACTGGGCACTCCGGAAGGCGATTGGGTAACGATGGGCGTTCCAGCAAATGGCGAATACGGCTACGAAGACCTAATCTACGGCTACCCAGTCACTTGCAAAGATGGCAAATACACCATTATCCAAGGCTTGGAAATCAGCGAATTTAGCCGCGCACGCATGGATGCAACAGCTAAAGAGCTGGCAGAAGAGCGTGATGCTGTGAAACACCTGATTGCTTAA
- a CDS encoding phasin family protein: MFNAQKQFAELSQANLEKSLRLTNIALAGAERLFQLQLSIARDLLAENAETAKTLSQVKSVQDLVELQKTLSQPGVEKTIAVARTVYEAASSTQAELNKLIEEQVLEFNKNLVTSLDQAAQQAPAGSAAVNMIKNAVESANTAFDTVQKTSQRIAANLTEATVAAVETGAKSVAAATKAANKAA; this comes from the coding sequence ATGTTTAACGCACAAAAACAATTTGCCGAACTGAGCCAAGCTAATCTTGAGAAATCTTTGCGTCTGACCAACATCGCTCTGGCTGGTGCCGAGCGTCTGTTTCAGTTGCAGTTGAGCATCGCTCGTGATTTGCTGGCTGAAAACGCAGAAACCGCCAAAACGTTGTCACAAGTGAAAAGCGTGCAGGATCTGGTTGAGCTGCAAAAAACCCTGTCACAACCTGGTGTGGAAAAAACCATCGCTGTGGCGCGCACTGTGTACGAAGCAGCAAGCAGCACTCAAGCTGAATTGAACAAGCTGATCGAAGAACAAGTGCTGGAATTTAACAAAAACCTGGTGACTTCACTGGATCAAGCTGCTCAGCAAGCGCCAGCAGGCAGCGCAGCGGTGAATATGATCAAAAACGCAGTTGAAAGCGCCAACACCGCGTTTGATACCGTACAAAAAACCAGCCAGCGCATCGCTGCTAATCTGACTGAAGCAACTGTAGCTGCCGTTGAAACTGGCGCCAAATCAGTGGCTGCAGCAACTAAAGCGGCGAATAAAGCAGCTTAA
- a CDS encoding protein kinase domain-containing protein: MKSFGEGRFQVEKKIGQGAQGLVYLARDTHLDRQVAIKVLHSQPLQALAEAQLVSRIQHPNIVTLYDAFADHAHPCLVFEYVAGETLADYLRREKKMSPVAAVQMMAAILEGLQAAHAKGVIHRDMKPQNIMLDESRRPRIMDFGVASQRGQHYEGLTGTAGFISPEMINNLPVDAQADVFACGVILYQMLTGKLVSDGETVIAILYKTANENFVPPSNFNDKIDEKLDHLVMAALFKSPESRYADAGDMRAALLSWLDAAGEAVQAEAAEGRHSTVEFLLRRMRHSADFPALSQTINAINRVDESQAEKVQSLSGVILQDFSLTNKLLKVVNSASFGQFGGAISTVSRAIVILGFDRIRSLAVTILLFEHMQNKSHAARLRDVVLEIFFGGILCRKLADKSGWRDAEEALICGMFQHLGRLLTHFYFNEESLEIIKRKSQTGEAESVAAEAILGVSYADLGVAIAGEWNFPDRIVTSMRPLSASKVREPANQAERLRVFANLASEMLPLVSMKPNEALLHTQNIIKRFSAVVSWSERDFQDILHDAAKQYLAYLSILQIDLGQAEFANSLRTLAGVKPPTAAQSAAAAEGGNSDAGSAEPMTLSNPAALLSAGVQDITNTLVGDFNLNDVLRMILETMFRSVGFDRVLFCTRDLKKGTMVARFGFGKDLDAILPRFNFPVSPLVDVFQLVLAKNADVFIEDVDAESIAQRIPTWYRTVSQSKTLVVFPVVIDKKPIGLFYADRMLAHSLQLPPDQLNLLKTLRNQAILAIRQKQMGS; encoded by the coding sequence ATGAAGTCGTTTGGTGAGGGCCGTTTTCAGGTCGAAAAGAAAATTGGCCAGGGTGCGCAAGGCTTGGTGTATCTGGCGCGGGATACCCATCTGGACCGTCAGGTTGCAATCAAAGTGCTGCACAGCCAGCCGCTACAAGCGCTGGCCGAGGCGCAGCTGGTCAGCCGGATTCAGCATCCGAATATTGTCACGCTGTATGACGCATTTGCCGATCATGCGCACCCCTGTCTGGTCTTTGAATACGTGGCCGGTGAAACGCTGGCCGACTATTTGCGGCGCGAAAAGAAGATGTCGCCCGTGGCCGCCGTGCAGATGATGGCGGCCATTCTGGAAGGACTGCAGGCTGCGCATGCCAAGGGCGTGATTCATCGTGATATGAAGCCGCAAAATATCATGCTTGACGAAAGCCGCCGCCCGCGCATTATGGATTTTGGCGTGGCCAGCCAGCGCGGTCAGCACTATGAAGGCCTGACCGGAACTGCTGGTTTTATTTCCCCCGAGATGATCAATAATCTGCCGGTTGACGCGCAGGCCGATGTTTTTGCCTGCGGCGTAATTTTGTATCAGATGCTGACCGGCAAGCTGGTTTCCGATGGTGAAACGGTCATTGCCATTCTGTACAAAACCGCCAATGAGAACTTTGTCCCCCCGTCGAACTTTAACGATAAGATCGACGAGAAACTCGATCATCTGGTGATGGCGGCCCTGTTTAAAAGCCCTGAGTCACGTTACGCCGACGCCGGAGATATGCGCGCCGCCTTGCTGAGCTGGCTTGATGCGGCGGGTGAAGCCGTTCAGGCCGAGGCGGCAGAGGGGCGGCATAGCACGGTGGAATTTTTGCTGCGGCGCATGCGGCACTCGGCTGATTTTCCAGCGCTCTCGCAAACGATTAATGCGATCAACCGCGTTGACGAATCGCAGGCCGAAAAGGTGCAAAGCCTGTCCGGTGTGATTTTGCAGGATTTCTCGCTGACCAATAAATTGCTCAAGGTGGTGAATTCCGCCAGCTTTGGCCAGTTTGGCGGCGCAATCAGCACGGTGTCGCGCGCCATTGTGATTCTGGGATTTGACCGGATCCGCAGCCTGGCGGTGACGATTTTGTTGTTTGAGCACATGCAGAACAAAAGCCATGCTGCGCGTTTGCGTGATGTGGTGCTGGAAATCTTTTTTGGCGGGATTCTGTGCCGCAAGCTGGCCGATAAAAGCGGCTGGCGAGACGCCGAAGAAGCGCTGATTTGTGGCATGTTCCAGCATCTGGGGCGATTGCTAACGCATTTCTATTTTAATGAAGAAAGCCTAGAAATTATCAAGCGCAAAAGCCAGACCGGCGAGGCCGAGTCGGTGGCCGCCGAGGCCATATTGGGCGTTAGTTATGCCGATCTGGGAGTTGCGATTGCCGGAGAATGGAATTTTCCCGATCGCATTGTGACCAGCATGCGGCCTTTGTCTGCCAGCAAGGTACGCGAACCGGCCAATCAGGCCGAACGTTTGCGCGTCTTTGCCAATCTGGCCAGCGAAATGCTGCCGCTGGTCAGCATGAAGCCTAACGAAGCGCTGCTGCATACCCAGAACATTATTAAGCGTTTTTCGGCAGTGGTGTCGTGGTCCGAGCGGGACTTTCAGGACATCCTGCACGATGCCGCCAAGCAATACCTAGCCTATCTGTCCATTTTACAAATCGATCTGGGGCAAGCCGAGTTTGCCAATAGTTTGCGCACGTTGGCTGGCGTGAAGCCTCCGACTGCAGCTCAGTCAGCCGCTGCAGCAGAGGGGGGCAACAGCGATGCTGGCTCGGCCGAGCCAATGACGTTGAGTAATCCGGCGGCGTTGTTATCCGCCGGGGTGCAGGACATTACCAATACGCTGGTGGGGGATTTTAATCTGAACGATGTCTTGCGCATGATTCTGGAGACCATGTTTCGCAGCGTTGGCTTTGACCGGGTGCTTTTTTGTACCCGCGATCTGAAAAAAGGCACGATGGTGGCGCGTTTTGGTTTTGGCAAAGATCTGGATGCCATCTTGCCGCGTTTTAATTTTCCGGTGTCGCCGCTGGTGGATGTATTTCAGCTGGTGCTGGCTAAAAACGCCGATGTATTTATCGAAGACGTGGATGCGGAAAGCATTGCCCAGCGTATTCCCACCTGGTACAGGACTGTATCGCAGTCCAAAACGCTGGTGGTTTTTCCGGTGGTGATTGATAAAAAACCGATTGGCTTGTTCTACGCCGACCGTATGCTGGCGCACTCGCTGCAGCTGCCGCCTGATCAGTTGAATTTGCTAAAAACGCTGAGAAATCAGGCTATTCTGGCCATCAGGCAAAAGCAGATGGGGAGTTGA